A section of the Castanea sativa cultivar Marrone di Chiusa Pesio chromosome 12, ASM4071231v1 genome encodes:
- the LOC142619748 gene encoding glutamate synthase [NADH], amyloplastic isoform X2, with translation MLWIHSRFSTNTFPSWDRAQPMRVLGHNGEINTLRGNVNWMKAREGLLKCKELGLSTNELKMLLPIVDASSSDSGAFDGVLELLVRAGRSLPEAIMMMIPEAWQNDKNMDSDRKALYEYFSALMEPWDGPALISFTDGRYLGATLDRNGLRPGRFYVTHSGRVIMASEVGVVDIPPEDVSRKGRLNPGMMLLVDFEKHIVVDDDALKQQYSLQRPYGEWLKRQKIELKDIVDSVHESERALPLIAGVIPASSNDDNMGNMGIHGLLAPLKAFGYTVEALEMLLLPMAKDGVEALGSMGNDTPLAVMSNREKLTFEYFKQMFAQVTNPPIDPIREKIVTSMECMIGPEGDLTETTEEQCHRLSLKGPLLSIKETEAIKKMNYRGWRSKVLDITYSKDRGSKGLEETLDRICAEAQDAIKEGYTLLVLSDRAFSPKRVAVSSLLAVGAVHQHLVKKLERTQVGLIVETAEPREVHHFCTLVGFGADGICPYLAIEAVWRLQVDGKIPPKASGEFHSKEELVKRYFKASNYGMMKVLAKMGISTLASYKGAQIFEALGLSSEVIERCFAGTPSRVEGATFEMLARDALHLHELAFPSRAFPPGSAEAVALPNPGNYHWRKGGELHLNDPLAISKLQEAARTNSVAAYKEYSKLIHELNKGCNLRGLLKFKEAEEKVPLDEVEPASEIVKRFCTGAMSYGSISLEAHTTLAIAMNKIGGKSNTGEGGEQPSRMEPLPDGSRNPKRSAIKQVASGRFGVSSYYLTNADELQIKMAQGAKPGEGGELPGHKVVGEIAVTRNSTAGVGLISPPPHHDIYSIEDLAQLIHDLKNSNPAARISVKLVSEAGVGVVASGVVKGHADHVLISGHDGGTGASRWTGIKNAGLPWELGLAETHQTLVANDLRGRTVLQTDGQLKTGRDVVIAALLGAEEFGFSTAPLITLGCIMMRKCHKNTCPVGIATQDPVLREKFAGEPEHVINFFFMVAEEMREIMSQLGLRTVREMVGRSDMLEVDKQVTKNNEKLDNIDLSLVLRPAAELRPEAAQYCVQKQDHGLDLALDQELISLSTAALEKSLPVYIETPIYNVNRAVGTMLSHEVTKRYQMAGLPADTIHIKFTGSAGQSLGAFLCPGITLELEGDSNDYVGKGLSGGKIVVYPPRESKFDPKENIVIGNVALYGATSGEAYFNGMAAERFCVRNSGAKAVVEGVGDHGCEYMTGGTVVVLGKTGRNFAAGMSGGIAYVLDVDGKFQSRCNTELVDLDKVEQEEDIMTLRMMIQQHQRHTNSQLAKEILVNFENLLPKFIKVFPREYKRVLANVKAEEASKDAVEHASEEADEQDEGELLKKDAFEELKKLASASLNGTSNQKLEEAEPLRRPTQVTNAVKHRGFVSYEREGVHYRDPKVRMNDWKEVMEESEPGPLLNTQSARCMDCGTPFCHQENSGCPLGNKIPEFNELVYQNRWREALDRLLETNNFPEFTGRVCPAPCEGSCVLGIIENPVSIKSIECAIIDKAFEEGWMVPRPPLKRTGKRVAVVGSGPAGLAAADQLNRMGHTVTVYERADRIGGLMMYGVPNMKADKVDVVQRRVNLMAQEGVNFVVNANVGTDPLYSLDRLREENDSVVLAVGATKPRDLPVPGRELSGVHFAMEFLHANTKSLLDSNLQDGNYISAKGKNVVVIGGGDTGTDCIGTSIRHGCSSIVNLEVLPQPPQTRAPGNPWPQWPRIFRVDYGHQEAATKFGKDPRSYEVLTKRFIGDENGVVKGLEIVRLQWEKDASGKFQRKEVEGSEEIIKADLVLLAMGFLGPESTAAEKLGLEQDNRSNIKADYGRFSTNVDGVFAAGDCRRGQSLVVWAISEGRQAAAQVDKYLTREEKDLEVSPVIKEDLIKRHHDLNKRHQDSSKHTVMT, from the exons ATGCTTTGG ATCCACTCTCGATTCTCAACAAATACATTTCCTAGCTGGGATCGTGCTCAACCTATGCGTGTCTTGGGCCACaatggagaaattaacactctTAGAGGCAATGTAAACTG GATGAAGGCCCGTGAGGGTCTATTAAAGTGTAAGGAGCTTGGTCTCTCAACTAATGAGTTAAAGATGCTTCTACCAATTGTTGATGCCAGTTCATCTGATTCAG GAGCTTTTGATGGCGTCCTTGAGCTTCTGGTTCGAGCTGGTAGAAGTCTTCCTGAAGCAATTATGATGATGATTCCTGAAGCATggcaaaatgacaagaatatgGACTCTGATCGAAAGGCACTGTATGAATATTTCTCAGCTCTGATGGAGCCATGGGATGGCCCAGCTCTTATATCAT TTACTGATGGCCGCTATCTGGGAGCAACTTTGGACCGCAACGGGCTGCGACCTGGGCGTTTCTACGTCACCCACAGTGGACGAGTTATCATGGCCAGTGAAGTTGGTGTAGTAGACATTCCACCTGAAGATGTGAGTAGGAAAGGCAGGCTAAACCCTGGCATGATGCTTTTAGTGGATTTTGAGAAGCatattgttgttgatgatgatgccTTGAAGCAGCAATACTCACTGCAAAGGCCTTATGGCGAGTGGCTTAAAAGGCAAAAAATTGAACTCAAGGATATAGTTGACTCTGTTCATGAATCTGAAAGGGCCCTTCCTCTTATTGCGGGAGTGATTCCT GCGTCTAGCAATGACGACAACATGGGAAACATGGGCATTCATGGTTTATTGGCTCCATTAAAAGCTTTTGG TTACACTGTTGAAGCTTTGGAAATGTTGTTGCTACCCATGGCAAAAGATGGTGTAGAAGCCCTTGGTTCTATGGGAAATGATACTCCCTTGGCTGTAATGTCTAACAGAGAGAAGCTCACTTTTGAGTACTTCAAGCAAATGTTTGCCCAAGTAACAAATCCTCCAATTGATCCTATTCGGGAGAAGATAGTCACCTCCATGGAATGCATGATTGGTCCAGAAGGTGACCTGACAGAGACCACTGAAGAACAATGTCATCGTCTTTCTTTAAAAGGTCCTCTTTTATCTATCAAAGAAACAGAAGCAATAAAAAAGATGAATTATAGAGGTTGGCGAAGCAAAGTTCTAGACATAACTTATTCCAAGGACCGAGGTAGCAAGGGACTGGAGGAGACACTGGATCGGATATGTGCTGAAGCACAAGATGCAATTAAGGAGGGTTATACATTACTTGTGCTTTCTGACAGAG CTTTCTCACCTAAGCGAGTTGCTGTAAGCTCCCTCTTGGCTGTTGGTGCTGTACATCAACATCTAGTTAAAAAGCTTGAGCGCACTCAAGTTGGGTTGATAGTTGAAACTGCTGAGCCACGTGAAGTACACCATTTCTGTACACTGGTAGGATTTGGTGCAGATGGTATATGCCCATACTTGGCTATAGAAGCTGTTTGGAGATTGCAGGTTGATGGAAAGATCCCACCGAAAGCAAGTGGTGAGTTTCACTCCAAGGAAGAACTAGTAAAGAGGTACTTCAAAGCAAGCAACTATGGAATGATGAAGGTTCTTGCCAAGATGGGGATATCAACTTTGGCATCTTATAAGGGTGCTCAGATTTTTGAAGCTCTGGGTCTTTCGTCAGAAGTGATCGAGAGGTGCTTTGCAGGAACCCCAAGTAGAGTTGAGGGTGCAACTTTTGAGATGCTTGCTCGTGATGCACTTCATCTGCATGAGTTGGCATTTCCTTCTCGAGCTTTCCCTCCTGGAAGTGCGGAAGCTGTTGCACTGCCAAACCCAGGGAATTATCATTGGAGGAAAGGTGGTGAACTTCACTTGAATGATCCCCTTGCCATTTCAAAGCTGCAAGAGGCTGCCCGAACTAACAGTGTTGCTGCCTACAAAGAATATTCCAAGCTTATTCATGAGTTGAATAAAGGCTGCAATTTGCGGGGGCTCTTGAAATTTAAAGAGGCAGAGGAAAAAGTTCCTTTGGATGAAGTGGAACCTGCCAGTGAAATTGTCAAACGTTTCTGTACTGGGGCCATGAGTTATGGATCAATATCATTGGAGGCGCACACAACATTGGCTATTGCTATGAATAAGATTGGAGGAAAGTCGAATACAG GTGAGGGAGGTGAGCAACCATCTCGCATGGAGCCTCTTCCAGATGGCTCAAGGAACCCAAAAAGGAGTGCAATTAAGCAGGTTGCAAGTGGGAGATTTGGAGTTTCGAGTTATTACCTTACTAATGCTGATGAATTACAGATAAAAATGGCTCAG GGGGCCAAGCCTGGTGAAGGAGGTGAGCTTCCTGGACACAAAGTTGTAGGAGAAATTGCGGTCACCAGAAATTCTACTGCTGGGGTGGGACTTATAAGTCCTCCTCCACATCATGACATTTATTCAATTGAAGATCTTGCCCAATTAATTCATGATCTTAAG AACTCCAACCCTGCGGCTCGAATTAGTGTGAAGTTGGTATCTGAAGCTGGCGTGGGAGTAGTTGCTAGTGGAGTGGTGAAGGGGCATGCTGACCACGTTCTGATCTCAGGTCATGATGGAGGAACAGGGGCTTCTAGATGGACTGGAATCAAGAATGCTGGGCTCCCATGGGAACTTGGCTTGGCCGAAACTCACCAGACATTGGTTGCTAATGACCTTCGTGGTCGAACAGTTCTCCAGACAGATGGCCAACTTAAAACTGGAAGAGATGTGGTTATAGCTGCACTTCTTGGTGCAGAAGAATTTGGCTTCAGCACAGCACCTCTCATTACTCTTGGCTGCATCATGATGCGAAAGTGCCACAAGAATACCTGCCCTGTGGGCATTGCTACCCAAGATCCAGTACTTCGAGAGAAGTTTGCTGGAGAACCGGAACATGTTATTAACTTTTTCTTCATGGTAGCAGAGGAAATGAGGGAAATTATGTCACAACTTGGACTTCGAACTGTAAGAGAGATGGTTGGCCGTTCAGATATGCTTGAAGTGGATAAACAAGTGACTAAGAACAATGAGAAGCTGGACAATATTGATCTCTCTTTAGTACTTAGACCTGCTGCTGAACTTCGACCTGAAGCTGCACAGTACTGTGTCCAGAAACAGGATCATGGCTTGGATTTGGCACTGGACCAAGAGCTTATTTCACTGTCTACAGCTGCATTAGAAAAGAGTCTTCCTGTGTACATTGAAACACCAATCTACAATGTGAACCGTGCTGTTGGAACAATGCTTAGTCATGAAGTGACTAAACGCTATCAAATGGCAGGGCTTCCTGCAGATACCATCCATATCAAATTCACTGGAAGTGCAGGTCAGAGCCTTGGAGCATTCCTCTGCCCTGGAATAACGCTGGAGCTTGAAGGTGACAGCAATGACTATGTTGGTAAAGGGTTATCTGGTGGCAAGATTGTAGTTTATCCTCCAAGGGAAAGCAAGTTTGATCCAAAAGAAAACATTGTAATAGGTAATGTGGCTCTCTATGGGGCAACAAGTGGGGAGGCGTATTTCAATGGGATGGCAGCAGAAAGATTTTGTGTTCGTAATTCTGGGGCTAAGGCTGTTGTTGAAGGTGTTGGTGATCATGGATGTGAGTACATGACTGGTGGGACTGTTGTTGTACTTGGAAAAACTGGCAGAAATTTTGCTGCAGGTATGAGTGGTGGTATTGCATATGTTCTTGATGTGGATGGAAAATTCCAATCTCGATGCAATACTGAGCTTGTAGATCTTGATAAAGTTGAACAAGAAGAGGATATCATGACTCTTAGAATGATGATACAGCAACATCAGCGTCACACAAACAGCCAGCTTGCCAAAGAAATACTTGTTAACTTTGAGAATCTTCTGCCTAAATTCATTAAAGTTTTCCCTAGGGAGTATAAACGGGTTCTTGCAAACGTGAAAGCAGAGGAAGCCTCCAAGGATGCTGTTGAACATGCTTCTGAAGAAGCTGATGAACAAGATGAGGGagaattattgaaaaaagatGCTTTTGAAGAGCTTAAGAAGTTAGCATCTGCATCTTTAAATGGAACATCCAATCAG AAGCTAGAAGAGGCTGAACCATTGAGGAGGCCTACTCAGGTTACCAATGCAGTCAAACATCGAGGGTTTGTATCATATGAGCGTGAGGGTGTTCATTACAGGGATCCTAAGGTTCGGATGAATGACTGGAAGGAGGTTATGGAGGAATCAGAACCTGGCCCACTTTTAAACACTCAGTCAGCCCGCTGCATGGACTGCGGTACTCCTTTCTGCCATCAG GAGAATTCTGGATGTCCTCTAGGAAACAAAATACCTGAATTTAACGAGCTAGTGTACCAAAATAGGTGGCGTGAGGCATTAGATCGTCTCCTTGAGACAAATAACTTCCCAGAGTTTACTGGCCGAGTGTGCCCTGCTCCTTGTGAAGGTTCTTGTGTCCTGGGCATTATTGAGAATCCTGTATCTATCAAGAGCATTGAATGTGCCATTATAGACAAGGCCTTTGAGGAGGGATGGATGGTACCACGGCCTCCCCTGAAGAGAACTGG AAAAAGAGTTGCAGTTGTTGGAAGTGGACCAGCTGGCTTGGCTGCTGCTGATCAGCTAAACAGAATGGGACATACAGTGACTGTGTATGAGCGTGCTGACAGAATTGGAGGACTTATGATGTATGGTGTTCCAAACATGAAGGCTGACAAAGTGGATGTAGTTCAACGGCGGGTGAACCTTATGGCTCAAGAAGGTGTCAATTTTGTGGTTAATGCTAATGTTGGAACTGATCCCTTGTATTCTCTTGATCGGCTCCGAGAGGAGAATGATTCTGTTGTTTTGGCAGTAGGAGCCACAAAACCAAG GGACCTTCCTGTACCAGGACGGGAGCTATCAGGAGTCCATTTTGCTATGGAGTTTCTACATGCAAACACTAAAAGCTTGCTTGATAGCAACCTCCAGGATGGTAACTACATCTCTGCAAAGGGAAAGAATGTAGTGGTCATTGGTGGAGGTGACACAGGCACGGATTGCATAGGGACATCTATCCGGCATGGATGTAGTAGCATTGTAAATCTAGAGGTTCTCCCTCAGCCACCACAAACTAGGGCCCCAGGCAACCCTTGGCCACAG TGGCCTCGCATATTCCGGGTGGACTATGGGCATCAGGAAGCTGCAACCAAGTTTGGAAAAGACCCAAGATCTTATGAGGTATTGACCAAGCGATTTATTGGAGATGAGAATGGGGTTGTCAAAGGACTTGAAATTGTACGTCTCCAATGGGAGAAGGATGCTAGTGGGAAGTTTCAGCGCAAGGAAGTTGAGGGCTCTGAGGAGATCATTAAGGCTGACCTTGTTCTACTAGCCATGGGATTCCTTGGCCCTGAGTCG ACAGCAGCAGAGAAGTTGGGTTTGGAGCAAGACAATCGATCAAACATCAAGGCAGACTATGGCCGTTTCTCAACCAACGTAGATGGGGTCTTTGCTGCAGGTGATTGTCGGCGTGGCCAGTCTCTGGTAGTATGGGCAATCTCTGAAGGCCGGCAAGCTGCTGCACAGGTTGATAAATATCTTACAAGGGAGGAAAAAGACCTTGAAGTCAGCCCTGTGATCAAGGAAGACCTTATCAAGAGGCACCATGACCTTAACAAGAGGCACCAAGATAGCAGCAAACACACTGTAATGACATAG